From Grus americana isolate bGruAme1 chromosome 22, bGruAme1.mat, whole genome shotgun sequence, the proteins below share one genomic window:
- the MAPT gene encoding microtubule-associated protein tau isoform X8, translating to MAEQRQDVTMMEDHAAGQEKHIPSGYPLQIPVDDGSDEPVSETSDAKSTPTTEDATAPLVEEGDHEDQGGVEQHGEIPEGTTAEEAGVGATPNLEDHAAGDAAQGEPSSPKLQPGPQERVGDAIKRESQPTKQVAGVLQQPLLSHEAKATAAAPTRIEVTIPIPLDMYQDSRASEERNELWDHRGREGIGVDPALGAALGHDVRTEGLAGADGTDDSHVKDGPSPLYTRAPLKEDASGQERDEDRDIDETSEQDLLSLVGQHVSPGPETGLCPATAKETLEEYAFGESKSKDVLRDIPREALLVDTESRKAGGDQEERRQPLKGEEDTDVTPSEPSEIISQKEAEPGEGEDSGPLLETAKLTAELKDDVEDKGAPLEEAVPDAGECRSPKKKPSAHVADKAVSRVPLLKGRIDKEGTEAEEKKPKKSSPSTAKPPGDRPSIPPQRHTSSSTTPSKTPSSPASTSKRVSSVTSRPASTGTQERKAKGPEMRGGTKTATPRSAAGQAQRNSTNATRIPAKTPTAPKTPPSSGRKEQKKPPPAAAKSEKGEQPKSGDRSGYSSPGSPGTPGSRSRTPSLPTPPAREPKKVAVVRTPPKSPASAKSRVQPSAAPMPDLKNVKSKIGSTENLKHQPGGGKVQIINKKLDFSSVQSKCGSKDNIKHIPGGGSVQIVNKKLDFSSVQSRCGSKDNIKHIPGGGSFLWT from the exons ATGGCGGAGCAGCGTCAGGACGTCACCATGATGGAGGATCACGCAGCTGGCCAGGAGAAGCACATCCCATCAG GCTATCCCCTTCAGATACCAGTCGATGATGGATCGGATGAGCCTGTTTCTGAAACATCTGACGCTAAGAGCACCCCAACTACGGAAG ATGCCACAGCACCTTTAGTGGAGGAAGGAGACCACGAGGATCAGGGTGGTGTCGAACAGCACGGGGAGATCCCAGAAGGAACCACAG CTGAAGAGGCAGGCGTAGGAGCCACCCCCAACCTGGAGGACCACGCTGCAGGAGATGCCGCTCAAG GGGAGCCAAGCTCTCCAAAGCTACAGCCTGGCCCTCAGGAGCGTGTGGGAGAtgcaataaaaagagaaagccagCCCACAAAGCAGGTAGCTGGGGTTCTTCAGCAGCCTCTTCTGTCACATGAAGCCAAggctacagcagcagcacccaccagAATCGAGGTCACCATCCCAATACCCCTGGATATGTACCAAGACTCCAGAGcatctgaagaaagaaatgagttGTGGGATCATCGAGGCAGAGAAGGCATTGGTGTGGATCCAGCGCTGGGAGCAGCACTAGGTCATGATGTGCGCACTGAGGGCTTGGCAGGAGCAGATGGCACAGATGACTCCCACGTTAAAGATGGGCCATCTCCTTTATATACCAGAGCCCCATTAAAAGAAGATGCCAGTGGACAGGAAAGAGATGAGGACCGTGATATTGATGAAACTTCTGAACAGGATTTGCTTTCCCTGGTGGGTCAGCATGTTTCACCAGGACCTGAAACAGGCTTGTGTCCAGCAACAGCCAAGGAAACTCTTGAAGAATATGCCTTTGGAGAAAGCAAGTCCAAAGATGTCCTCAGAGACATACCAAGAGAGGCGCTTCTTGTTGACACTGAATCACGTAAAGCAGGAGGGGACCAAGAGGAGAGGAGACAGCCATTGAAGGGGGAAGAAGACACGGATGTCACCCCATCAGAGCCTTCTGAAATCATCTCCCAAAAAGAAGCTGagcctggggagggagaagattCTGGACCCTTGCTAGAAACAGCCAAACTCACCGCTGAGTTGAAAGATGATGTGGAAGACAAAGGTGCTCCTTTGGAAGAGGCTGTGCCAGATGCAGGAGAATGTCGGTCACCCAAGAAGAAACCTTCTGCTCATGTTGCAGATAAAGCCGTCAGTCGCGTCCCTCTCCTAAAAG GTCGTATTGACAAGGAAGGGACTGAAGCTGAGGAAAAGAAGCCGAAG AAATCCTCACCTTCCACTGCCAAACCCCCAGGTGATAGACCCTCCATCCCCCCCCAACGACACACCTCCTCTAGCACAACCCCTTCGAAAACAccctccagccctgcttccACCTCTAAACGAGTCTCTTCTGTCACATCCCGACCTGCCAGTACAGGAACACAAGAAAGGAAAGCCAAG GGCCCGGAGATGAGAGGTGGCACGAAGACGGCCACGCCGCgctctgcagctgggcaggCTCAGAGGAACTCGACCAATGCCACGCGCATCCCAGCAAAGACACCCACGGCTCCCAAGACACCTCCCAGCTCCG gcagaaaggagcagaaaaaaccacctcctgcagcagcaaagtctGAGAAAG GTGAGCAGCCAAAGTCTGGAGACAGAAGCGGTTACAGCAGTCCCGGCTCCCCCGGGACTCCAGGCAGCCGTTCCCGCACTCCCTCTctgcccaccccaccagccagggAGCCCAAGAAGGTGGCAGTGGTTCGCACACCACCGAAATCTCCTGCATCTGCCAAGAGCCGCGTCCAGCCATCAGCCGCGCCCATGCCTGatctgaaaaatgtgaagtcCAAAATTGGCTCAACTGAAAACCTGAAGCATCAGCCCGGAGGTGGCAAG